Proteins co-encoded in one Balearica regulorum gibbericeps isolate bBalReg1 chromosome 16, bBalReg1.pri, whole genome shotgun sequence genomic window:
- the ADA gene encoding adenosine deaminase, translating to MERGLCVFGDPKVELHIHLDGAIRPETILHFGRKRGVPLPGSTVDDLLKHVSYKTPLTLTQFLEKFNHYMPAIAGDREAVRRIAYELVETKAKEGVIYVEVRYSPHLLANCRVDPIPWGQTEGDLTPDEVVNLVNQGLQDGERDFRIKARSILCCMRHMPSWSPEVVELCKKYRNNSVVAIDLAGDESLKVNNSSEHKAAYEEAERCGIHRTVHAGEAGPPAMIKEAVYLLKAERIGHGYHVLEDPELYKELLRAKMHFEVCPWSSYLTGACLPDFGKHPVAQFRKDQANYSINTDDPLIFNSTINKDYSIVKDYMGFTEEEFKRVNINAAQSSFLPEKEKQELLNTLYEAYGMVPNAS from the exons GTAGAGCTTCACATCCACCTGGATGGAGCCATTAGACCAGAAACAATCTTGCACTTTGGCAG GAAAAGAGGGGTTCCTCTCCCTGGCAGCACGGTTGATGACCTCCTGAAGCACGTCAGCTACAAAACACCACTGACACTTACCCAATTTCTAGAAAAGTTTAATCACTACATGCCTGCTATTGC GGGTGACCGTGAGGCAGTGAGGAGGATCGCCTACGAGCTTGTAGAAACGAAAGCAAAAGAAGGTGTCATCTACGTGGAGGTCCGGTACAGCCCTCACCTCCTGGCCAACTGCCGCGTGGATCCCATCCCCTGGGGCCAAACCGA gGGAGACCTCACTCCAGATGAAGTCGTTAACCTCGTAAATCAGGGACTACAGGATGGAGAAAGGGATTTCCGCATCAAAGCCAGGTCTATTCTATGCTGCATGCGCCATATGCCAA GCTGGTCTCCGGAGGTGGTGGAGCTCTGCAAGAAGTATCGAAACAACTCTGTGGTGGCCATCGACCTGGCTGGGGATGAGTCCCTGAAGGTGAACAATTCCTCCGAGCATAAGGCGGCTTACGAG GAAGCTGAAAGATGCGGGATTCATCGCACCGTCCATGCTGGGGAGGCCGGCCCGCCTGCCATGATCAAGGAG GCAGTTTATCTCCTGAAGGCCGAGCGCATTGGCCATGGCTACCATGTCCTGGAGGACCCCGAGCTCTACAAGGAGCTGTTGAGAGCAAAGATGCATTTTGAG GTCTGCCCTTGGTCCAGTTATCTCACTGGAGCATGTCTTCCGGACTTTGGGAAACACCCAGTAGCACA ATTTCGGAAGGATCAAGCGAACTATTCTATAAACACGGATGACCCCCTCATCTTTAACTCAACTATTAACAAGGATTACAGCATAGTGAAGGACTACATGGGCTTCACTGAAGAGGAGTTCAAGAGAGTG aACATCAACGCAGCTCAGTCCAGCTTCTTACCcgagaaggaaaagcaggagctgCTCAACACCCTGTACGAAGCCTATGGGATGGTCCCCAATGCATCGTGA
- the PKIG gene encoding cAMP-dependent protein kinase inhibitor gamma, giving the protein MEVESSTYTDFISCDRAGRRNAVHDIQRDATTISMRKLTEDLGDLAVEGAESQRDATSSENDPGARPKGQENSPSP; this is encoded by the exons ATGGAGGTAGAGTCCAGTACGTACACTGACTTTATTTCCTGCGATCGGGCTGGTCGGAGGAACGCTGTCCACGACATCCAACGAGATGCAACCACCATCAGCATGCGCAAGCTGACCGAGGACCTAGGCGACCTCGCCGTTGAAGGAGCAG AAAGCCAAAGAGATGCCACTTCTTCTGAGAATGACCCTGGAGCAAGACCAAAGGGGCAAGAAAACAGCCCCTCCCCATGA